Within Apostichopus japonicus isolate 1M-3 chromosome 23, ASM3797524v1, whole genome shotgun sequence, the genomic segment CTACGGTTATTACGAATCGTACGGTGAAAACAAACCGCCGGAGATTGACTTGAAGCCATTCGTAACTAATAAGACTAAATTAATTGCTTGGATGAGTAGCAACTGCGGAACTTTACAATGGGACCGGCATCGATTTGTGAACGATCTGAAAGAAATCATACAGGTGGACAAGTACGGTAAATGTGGGGAGCAAGAGGTCCCATGGAATGACGCCAAGGCAGTAAGGGCAACCCTTGGCCACTATAAATTTTATCTTAGTCTCGAAAATTCTTGCTGTGACGATTACGTCAGCGAAAAATTCTGGAGGACTTTGGAGATGGGTGTGATACCAGTAGTGGTGGGGGCGTCCCGTGAACAGTACACGAAGATCGCGCCTCCGAACTCGTTTATTCACGTCGATCAGTTTGCATCTCTCGCGGAATTGGCTATACATCTCACCGTCATATCGAACGACGAAGATCAATACTTAGAGTATTTCAAGTGGAGGAATCAGGGTAGAATAGTGGTTTACAGTCAAGAGGTGCAATATGTTGTACCACTGATGGAGAAAACCCACTGTTCATTATTTCAGCATTACCTGCAAACGAACAGGTCGGAGGATAAGACTGTAGACTACATGGGCAAAAGATGGTTCGGAAGTTGTGACAGTTGCGGTGACAAATGGATCCAGTCATATAAGCTATAATTTAAGATTCTTTATTTCCCCTTTCATTTACCGTGTGCCCGATGTATGATTTTTCCGTACATCCAAGGATGACTTCAAACTGAAATTTGTAATATGAATTTCAATATTTACCACGACCTTCTGATGTCATACAtgaaacttgtcatgggagTACCACATCATGAGACCGTGGGTGAGCACAGGTTTCCAAAGGTGGGGAGGTAACCCTCACCCGAATGATCCAGCTAGAGGCAGTAAACTTCATAGAAGTGTCAGGAGTAGATCCAGGATATATAGAGAAGGGGGCATGGTCATGGATTAGCTGAAGCTCAATTCATGTAGGAGGTCAGATTAGTGTTCTTCCACAGAAACAAAGTAAACTTGATACGTAAAACGGTTCATTCATGAAGCATAGTCAGACTAAATTTTAGGATTTTGGGAACAAACGAAGATTTTTGGTTGAG encodes:
- the LOC139964890 gene encoding alpha-(1,3)-fucosyltransferase 4-like; protein product: MSHCKDLINFPRDVFCPTLNQSITITFSESAEDIRGADVVLFTNVYNWMTPDMWTWIHGNRSDGQPWALVSLDSPLYVPGMTPPEQYRDTTYTWVASYKIDSDLTLPYGYYESYGENKPPEIDLKPFVTNKTKLIAWMSSNCGTLQWDRHRFVNDLKEIIQVDKYGKCGEQEVPWNDAKAVRATLGHYKFYLSLENSCCDDYVSEKFWRTLEMGVIPVVVGASREQYTKIAPPNSFIHVDQFASLAELAIHLTVISNDEDQYLEYFKWRNQGRIVVYSQEVQYVVPLMEKTHCSLFQHYLQTNRSEDKTVDYMGKRWFGSCDSCGDKWIQSYKL